Proteins from a single region of Enoplosus armatus isolate fEnoArm2 chromosome 6, fEnoArm2.hap1, whole genome shotgun sequence:
- the pex11a gene encoding peroxisomal membrane protein 11A isoform X2: MDEVVKFTNQSQGRDRIFRATQYACALSIYLLRNNSERKDLVAKLKSLEAHMSTGRKSNINRALYFICDNVLWARSVGLIRDIDKERWSLNASRCYFLTLVMSLTRDVYVVTQLMVQRARDEHFKRKMDLHLSENPEVAEAVIPQLDAFLFLLWESLKSHPAVALDTLKNVCDLFIPLDRLGIYQSNAGVVGFCGLISSLIGIVTLAQPKLRIKP, translated from the exons ATGGACGAGGTTGTAAAATTCACAAACCAAAGTCAAGGAAGGGACCGTATATTCAG GGCAACCCAATATGCGTGTGCACTGTCGATATATTTACTTCGAAACAACTCGGAAAGAAAGGATCTCGTGGCAAAACTCAAAAGTCTGGAAGCCCACATGAGCACTGGACGTAAAT CCAACATCAACCGCGCCCTCTACTTTATCTGTGACAATGTACTTTGGGCCAGAAGTGTTGGTCTTATCCGTGATATCGACAAGGAACGCTGGAGCCTAAACGCCTCTCGCTGCTACTTCCTCACGCTAGTTATGAGTCTGACCAGAGATGTTTATGTAGTCACCCAGTTAATGGTacagagagcaagagatgaACACTTTAAACGGAAAATGGATTTGCATCTCAGTGAGAATCCTGAAGTAGCTGAAGCTGTCATCCCTCAGCTGgatgcttttctctttctgctgtggGAGAGCCTAAAATCACATCCGGCTGTTGCCTTGGACACgctgaaaaatgtatgtgatCTCTTCATTCCCTTAGACAGGTTGGGTATATACCAGTCGAATGCAGGAGTGGTGGGATTTTGTGGTCTGATATCCTCACTGATTGGGATTGTAACCCTCGCACAGCCCAAGTTAAGAATCAAACCATGA
- the pex11a gene encoding peroxisomal membrane protein 11A isoform X1 produces MDEVVKFTNQSQGRDRIFRATQYACALSIYLLRNNSERKDLVAKLKSLEAHMSTGRKLFRLGNTVNSIEAAKRTLQLSDRVLCLCLTAANINRALYFICDNVLWARSVGLIRDIDKERWSLNASRCYFLTLVMSLTRDVYVVTQLMVQRARDEHFKRKMDLHLSENPEVAEAVIPQLDAFLFLLWESLKSHPAVALDTLKNVCDLFIPLDRLGIYQSNAGVVGFCGLISSLIGIVTLAQPKLRIKP; encoded by the exons ATGGACGAGGTTGTAAAATTCACAAACCAAAGTCAAGGAAGGGACCGTATATTCAG GGCAACCCAATATGCGTGTGCACTGTCGATATATTTACTTCGAAACAACTCGGAAAGAAAGGATCTCGTGGCAAAACTCAAAAGTCTGGAAGCCCACATGAGCACTGGACGTAAAT TGTTCAGGCTGGGAAACACAGTAAATTCCATTGAGGCTGCTAAGCGAACCTTGCAACTCTCTGACCGAGTGCTGTGCCTGTGCCTTACTGCAGCCAACATCAACCGCGCCCTCTACTTTATCTGTGACAATGTACTTTGGGCCAGAAGTGTTGGTCTTATCCGTGATATCGACAAGGAACGCTGGAGCCTAAACGCCTCTCGCTGCTACTTCCTCACGCTAGTTATGAGTCTGACCAGAGATGTTTATGTAGTCACCCAGTTAATGGTacagagagcaagagatgaACACTTTAAACGGAAAATGGATTTGCATCTCAGTGAGAATCCTGAAGTAGCTGAAGCTGTCATCCCTCAGCTGgatgcttttctctttctgctgtggGAGAGCCTAAAATCACATCCGGCTGTTGCCTTGGACACgctgaaaaatgtatgtgatCTCTTCATTCCCTTAGACAGGTTGGGTATATACCAGTCGAATGCAGGAGTGGTGGGATTTTGTGGTCTGATATCCTCACTGATTGGGATTGTAACCCTCGCACAGCCCAAGTTAAGAATCAAACCATGA